The window aggactaaggagaaggccaatagggttaaagagacaagactgcatcatcactagtcgccggtgaggcttgtaattcagaggcttagaagaaccggacgtgccaaaatggcaagggagggagagaaagagactaagccaccaggccaagaataaaattatgccacaattcctctctttttcttttttttaaagaacacacttgtgtgacaagtggcgggcatgaacctttgctgggaggggcagtgataagattccccttgtgtgcaaggctcagggtttcaggggaagggtatgtgctgagccgacccttatgcaaatctcatgtgccccagaagagccagaggaggtctgttagagtgaccctcttctgTGATTCTTGCgtcgcacccagcggtgcccatctggtggacccagatgcacgtactctggtaacatgcagcccccgtgggggagtgtgaggaatgtgggcaggcgatGACTGTTATAGCCTATGGGAAGCAGGAGAGACTAGTCCTCCACTGTCCCCAAcccgagggtgatcagtcctcaggagaggctaggcctgcgagtcaaacctgggcttgtctgcgtTCTTCCACAGAACAGTCCGGGCGAGTAGGCTGAACATAACAGCAGCCAAAACTGGGCCTCAGCTCGAGACCGGCGACAGAGAATGAGCAGCCTAGAAACGAGAAATGTTGAGGAGCACTAATGAGAATTTTATAGGAAAGGTAGTGCTATAAGTTGCGTGGGCGAGCAACGCTAGCTAACTATACCTGCGCTTGCTGCCGGTAGCCTGCATAAGAGAAAGGGTTTAGAGTTGTTAGAGCAAGAAGTTTTTAGGTATGCGGTGAAGATTTAGTCTCGCAAGGTGAGACGGGGCATAGAATGGTTAGCTGGGATAGGAGTAACACAGATTTTAGTGAAGGGGTACCGTCCATTGCAAACAGAGGAGGCAAGTTTACAAGGAGCTTTTACATTTAGAGCAATTAAGTCTCTTTGCTGTTGTACATTGAACACAGCGCTATGCAACAGATGGTTGACATTTTTTTGTGTCTCCAAAGCTTGAGAGGTCGTTTGGGTCATGTCGAGGAGGGTTTCCGCAGTGACAGAGGCTTGAGTGAGGGTCACGGTGGCAACCGCACTGGCTGCTATAGCGGCAACGATGGCGGCGGCGATGGCGGCGGCGATGGGGCTACGTGTTGCGCTGGGCAAGTTGTTACAGGATTCCTAGAAACaagacttaaaaggagaacttattttCGGCACCTGCTAAAATCCTTTTAAGATGAAGTCCCAACAGAATACAGCCCAGCAGCTGGGGTCCGGTTACCCTGACTGCCTGCATCACTTTGTCCCGCAcagctattttaattattcttttaattaaaggagaaaaactaacaggtTAATACACACTATGATATGGCAAGCAAAATTCTTTAGTTCATGAGACGTTAGTGATGGGGTAAACCTGTACTGATTAGGTTGATATCTACCCAGGTTACTGGAGGCAAAACATTCATTGAAAAGGTGTAAGGCTAGTTTCGCCTGCCATGTGAGCTTAATATGTTGATTAATGGCCTCGACTGTCTTGTTGCTAGTTTTTAACAATGAGAACAGTGGTTCCAACTGTTGGGTTGTTACGGGGAGGGCCGACCTGACCCAATTTATTTGCCCGCAAAGCTGTTGTAACTCATGCAATCGTAGGCGTTCCggaatttcaaatgaaaatttagtaGGTGCAACCTTTTGACCAATGGTATAGCCCAAGAATGTGTAGGGAGGAGTGGTTTGGACTTTATCGGGCTGGACAGTTAGCCCCAAACTTTGGTGATTAGCGATTAGCAATGACAAGACAGTCTGCAATTGTTCCTGAGTATCCGCTCCTACAAGCACATCGTCCATATAATGGAGAATAGTGGCTTGCGAGCGGAGAGGCTGCACAGCAACATTCACATATGCCTGACAAATGGCTGGGCTATTTCGCATGCCTTGTGGCAGAACCTTCCATTGATAACGCTGTGCTGCCCCCATGTGGTTAGTAACTGGCACTGTGAAGGCAAACTTTTCTTTGTCCCTGTCATGCAAcggaatagaaaagaaacagtcttttaTATCTATGGTGGCTATCTGCAGATGTTTAGCAAGAGCTGCAGGGTGAGGCATGCCAGGCTGAGGGGACCCCAAGGTCGGATATGCTTGTTAATTTCCCTGAGGTCATGAAGAAGTCTAAATTTGGTACCTCCCTTTTTACTGATGACAAAAACTGGAGAATTGTAAGGACTACGTGATGACTCTATGTGTCCTGCGGCTAATTGCTCTTGCACTAGCTGCTCTAGTATTGTTAACTTGTGGGACGGAAgtggccactgctccacccagataggctcctctgtgtcccattgaagaggagtgggtgctggaggtgtaACGCGAGCAGTGGCGCAAACTATTGGGGGGGCTGTGAGGTAGTATCGGTCCCTACATCTGCGGGAATGGCTCGCCCCCAGAGGGCCTGGCCGATGGTGGTTAGGAAACATTCTTGAGGGGGCTGCGTGGTAATATATGCCCCTGAGGCCGCTAGAATGTCTCGCCCCCATAAGATCTGgtcaatggtgtttagaaacaACGGCCTGAAGACACCTCGGTGGCCTTCTTCATCCtcccatgtaaggggaatggCGGCTCTTGCCGAGGGGGCAGAGCCCGTGGCACCGATTACTGCGGGCCCTGAGGTAGTTGGGCACAGATTCTTCCATTTTGCAGGAAGGCATGAAATTTCTGCTCCCGAGTCCACTGTACCTAGAAGCCAATCGGCTCCGATTTTTAGTTTACGGGTGGGTTTGTTCGGGGTTATAGGGATGGTCCACATTATGGTTTGGGGGTGTTCCTGCTGACACCCCGGGTCTCTTGGGGACGGGGCTGAGACCTGCCCCTTTGGAAGTTTAAAGGTGGGTTAGGTGCGTGGCAATTGCGTGCCCAGTGATAGCCATTGTTACACTTTGGGCAAGGGGTTTTGGGCTTTCTCTCTTGCCAGCGTTTTCCTTCCGGTGGCTTGGCCCCCGTGTCTCTCGGGTCAGGTTGCTTAGGACACTCCCGAGCAAAATGTCCAGACTCACCGCACCGTAACATTCATTAGTAGCTCTAAGTGCGAGTGCTAGGGAGTCAGCAAGATCTCTTGCGGAAGGGTTAATGTTGGAACAAGCAAGTACCCAATCAGAGATGGACTTCTCTCTAACGCCTGCCAGCGCTTGTCTGAAGATGGGACGGGCTCCCTCAAATATGAGTTCCTTAGCTAGTGCATCCTGCCCCTGatgatcatatattttgtttttgcaagccTCTTGTACCCTAGAGACAAAGGAGGCGAAATCCTcgtctgttttctgaattaacttGGTAATTTGTTCTGGTCTGGAGGCTGAACAATTATGGAAGGCCCGCATGGCTACTTCTCGTAACTGAACCCAAAACCCATACGGGGCAGCGGCATAGACCGCTGGGTCGAAGTACCGACCGCTCCCGAGGAAAGACTCGAGAGGGATGCCGAGGCCTGGGGGCCCTCCTGGGTAATCTATTTGTCAAGCAGCCCGCTCGGCCTCTGAGTTGAAGTGCGCCTTCCAATCAACATACTGGCCTGGGGTgagaatagctctggctagagttgTCCAGTCATGAGGTGTATTAAGCTGCgtggacatttcctctagcaggtgGGTTGCGTATGGACTTGCAAACCCATCTTCCTTGACCGCCTTGCGCAGTTGCTTGATTGCCTCTGCACTGTGAGGATACCAAGCAAGTGGGCACTGCTGCGTCGGCTGGAGATTCATAGGGAAGCATCCAACCACGGGCGGCGGGAGGGGCCGCTGgggctcagtaggccatgccgcTGCAGCGGACTGAACAGGTGGGCTACCAGGCCAGACTGGGCCGGCGGCCGTGGCCCCGGAGTCACAAAATGATGGACGGGTCTCACAAAATGGCGGAGGAGGGGCATAAGATGGCGGACCAGGCTCCTCCCCTGTGAGAGGAGGGGTCGAGGGAGTGTCGTTCCGCTTTTTTAACTCCGGAGGAGGCGGAAGTGGGTTGGGAGGGAGTGAGTTACAAGATGGCTCCTGGCCACTCCCTTTCGGGAGGGCGGGGTAGaggttcttcctgtggctttgttCTTTACTCAAGGAAGAAGCCGGAAGGCCGCCATTTGTATCCCTCGGGGGATCTACCTCTAGCCGATTATTAAGCTGATCGAGCAGCGACTCGGCGACCGAGTCTGACTCAGAATCGGAGCCGTCAGCCTCCGCGGCC of the Tamandua tetradactyla isolate mTamTet1 chromosome 2, mTamTet1.pri, whole genome shotgun sequence genome contains:
- the LOC143674017 gene encoding uncharacterized protein LOC143674017; this encodes MGSRITRQQAPQVRALAALLDTHKCKVSVKQLQVYWDLLLPFNPWLVTCHLWSIDTYDQLIARVMDKMEHEGKRFPPGLLPTLLAIRSCLQGSSPLTDGRPARARAAEADGSDSESDSVAESLLDQLNNRLEVDPPRDTNGGLPASSLSKEQSHRKNLYPALPKGSGQEPSCNSLPPNPLPPPPELKKRNDTPSTPPLTGEEPGPPSYAPPPPFCETRPSFCDSGATAAGPVWPGSPPVQSAAAAWPTEPQRPLPPPVVGCFPMNLQPTQQCPLAWYPHSAEAIKQLRKAVKEDGFASPYATHLLEEMSTQLNTPHDWTTLARAILTPGQYVDWKAHFNSEAERAA